DNA sequence from the Salmo trutta chromosome 28, fSalTru1.1, whole genome shotgun sequence genome:
GTTAAGAACTAACCCGTTCAGCCTCATCATCGGAAAGACACAGAAACCAGGGGAGAGCTCTCCTCAATGCTTTATGGTAGGCACAATCTAAACAAATTTAAAACGTATTTTACCCTAAGTATTCATTTAACAAATAGATACTTTAAAGTGTATTTAAGGGGCATAAGCTGAACAATTATGTAAAGAAATGTTAGCATCAGTTTTTTATATTGTGGCATATGAAGGTTTCACTTAACCACAAAATGATTGTATGTGTTTTAATGGGAAGGGAGCCCATGGAACGTGTTAGTTGGACAGCCACCAAAATGACACCCAGTGGTGCTGCTAAAAGTGCTGGAGGTAGAAGTCAAGATGCCCTAACCAGAGGCCTAGTATCAGACAATGCAACCCCTATTCCTAACCATAACCTTTAAAAGGGGTGTGAAATAATCTGACTCTTTATCAGTGGTTTGAGGCAACTTCTACCAACTCCAGTTAACGATTGATGAAGCCAACTAAGCACTGTTTCTTGGTTTGTTATGCTTAGGTCACAATGAGGGATATATGTACAGGTACAACAGGCACACCCCTGCAGTGTAGACAGAGGTAAATTGAGAACATTGGCCTATCGGAGGCTGCTGCTTGGCGGTGGGTCCACAGATGGGCTGGGACAGGTAAGGAGTCAGGGTTTATGGGTCGTAGGTCAGGCAGGAGCCACCTGGCTGGCGGAGATGGAGGAGGCCTGTGTTTTGGAGGAGGCGGTGGAGGTCTCCTCCTCATCGAATGGGTTCTTCCCGCAACACACTATGGTCAACATGCAGTTCCTGaactggagaagggaggagaggggaggtttTTCACACACGTTTATCTATGTACGCTTTAtgaagacatacacacacacacaattctggAATAATCTGCTTGGGTTACCTGTCTGTTGAGTAGAATATAGATTATTGGGTTGTAGAGGGCAGCACTCTTGGCAAAGAAGGCTGGGATGGTCATCATGACAGGGCCAAAGTTGGTGCCCTGATTAGCAAAGATGTACCAGGCCACGGTGGCATAGGGCGTCCAGCACACCAGATACGAGATGACCATGACGATCACCATACGGGTCACTTCCTTCTCTGCCCTCTGAGTGGTCTCCGACTCCTGTTGCAGGGCTGCCGCCTGAACGGACAGACATACACAGAGTGCTTTGATATGAGCCCTAACTGGAGATATATTAGTCCTGTGTGTTTACCGGTACTCAGTGACCGTGTGTGTGGTCGTACCGCGCGGACGGTGCAGAGCAGTCGGCCGTAGCAGAAGCCGATGATGACCAGAGGGATGGAGAAGTGGAGGGTGAACATGTAGATGACGAAGGAGGTGTTTCCCAGCTCAGGCGTCGGGGTGTAGTAGTCAATCCCACAGGAACACTGCATGCCCTCTGGGATGTACCTACAAACATTCACCTCAtatttttgtttgaaaatgtaataTACAGAAGTATTGCCCCTGAGGTCTACCAGCCATCAGCCCATTCCCTGTCCTTAAGGTAACATTTAAGGTAAGACTAGTAGGATATGCTATTTGGAGGGTATTTAGAGGGTGACCTACCTGGACCAGCCACACAATGGAGGTAGAGCACAGGTGAGAGACATGATCCAGGTGAAGGCCACGCCCACAATGGCGTGCCTCTCATTGAAGCGGAAGTTGGTCATTGGTTTACACACCACGATATAGCGCTCGATGGCTAATACTACCAGAGACCAAAGGGCGATCTCCCCTGAGAAAGACACAGCAAGTTATAGAGACATACACAGTATAAATGCTCATgtgcagaaagtattcagacagttAAGGAATATTGGACACAGGCAGAAAACTTAACAATGAACACAGGCTACTGTATCTAAAAGTACACAGGGTACAGTGAGTGAGTTCCAAAAATATTGACAAATATACGTTTTCATACATTGATATGATCTCATTTATATTGATATGATAACTACTGTAGGTCCTACTTCAACACAAAGCTTAATGTATTCATTATATAAGGTCTATACATCTGCCGTTATTAAATACCTTTCCCCCATCCCCCCAGTCACAGAACACAGGTGTGTAAAAGAGGTGCAAATATACATATTAtagtgcggcaggtagcctagtgg
Encoded proteins:
- the LOC115166342 gene encoding rhodopsin — translated: MNGTEGPNFYVPMSNKTGVVRSPFEHPQYYLAAPWKYSLLAAYMIFLIITAFPVNFLTLYVTVQHKKLRTPLNYILLNLAVADLFMVVGGFTVTLATALQGYFFLGVTGCNVEGFFATMGGEIALWSLVVLAIERYIVVCKPMTNFRFNERHAIVGVAFTWIMSLTCALPPLCGWSRYIPEGMQCSCGIDYYTPTPELGNTSFVIYMFTLHFSIPLVIIGFCYGRLLCTVRAAAALQQESETTQRAEKEVTRMVIVMVISYLVCWTPYATVAWYIFANQGTNFGPVMMTIPAFFAKSAALYNPIIYILLNRQFRNCMLTIVCCGKNPFDEEETSTASSKTQASSISASQVAPA